In Nitrobacteraceae bacterium AZCC 1564, the following proteins share a genomic window:
- a CDS encoding DNA-binding CsgD family transcriptional regulator/PAS domain-containing protein (product_source=COG2771/COG2202; cath_funfam=1.10.10.10; cog=COG2202,COG2771; smart=SM00421; superfamily=46894,55781,55785), whose translation MQNHDRLVTAIESIYIAAADPSHWPSTLQAIADCFDDVGALLIYGRDDGSFGVIESPSLESANAEYALHWSTRDIRALRSRERGYFLKRDVITDRDVVTPDEMETDPFYSDLLRRHGLKYFAAAIVSPDPRIEVALSVQRALGRAEYSEDELLTLQRLAPHVERSLRLSIRLMDAQSIQSGLATALARIGIGVFALDTLGRIVFSNAASEALLGDGLNIVQDRLVLANPVTSADASLAIRRALEGAPEALSWDAKPVLVHRQPPKRPLVLHILPLPPSKQLSNECLASARAIVLVSDPEASGAGIADPALIRDVLGVTLGEAKIASLVGSGISPKDAAERLGIAEETARSVLKRVFSKAGVSRQSELAALISRLASK comes from the coding sequence TTGCAAAATCACGACCGCCTCGTCACCGCGATTGAATCGATCTACATCGCAGCAGCCGATCCGTCTCATTGGCCGTCCACGCTGCAAGCCATTGCGGATTGCTTCGATGACGTCGGCGCGCTCCTCATCTACGGAAGGGACGATGGCAGCTTCGGCGTCATCGAGTCGCCATCGCTTGAATCCGCGAATGCCGAGTACGCATTGCACTGGAGCACGCGCGACATTCGCGCGCTTCGCTCGCGTGAACGCGGCTACTTCCTCAAGCGCGATGTCATTACCGACCGCGACGTTGTCACGCCGGACGAGATGGAGACGGATCCATTTTACAGCGACTTGCTGCGGCGGCATGGGCTGAAATATTTTGCCGCGGCGATTGTATCGCCCGATCCGCGCATCGAGGTGGCCCTGAGCGTGCAGCGGGCGCTCGGCAGGGCTGAATACTCCGAAGATGAGTTGCTGACTCTTCAGCGGTTGGCGCCGCATGTCGAGCGGTCGTTGCGGCTCAGCATCCGCCTTATGGACGCGCAGTCCATTCAATCCGGGCTCGCCACCGCTCTGGCTCGGATCGGCATCGGCGTTTTTGCGCTGGACACACTCGGGCGCATCGTCTTTTCCAATGCCGCATCCGAAGCACTGCTCGGCGACGGGCTCAACATCGTGCAGGATCGTCTGGTGCTGGCGAATCCAGTGACAAGTGCAGACGCCAGTTTGGCGATCCGTCGTGCGCTGGAAGGCGCCCCCGAGGCGCTGTCGTGGGACGCAAAGCCGGTTCTGGTCCATCGCCAGCCGCCGAAGCGACCGCTTGTGCTTCATATCTTGCCGCTGCCGCCGTCAAAGCAGCTATCAAACGAGTGTCTCGCGAGCGCGCGCGCTATCGTTCTGGTCAGCGATCCGGAGGCGTCAGGGGCAGGGATCGCCGATCCTGCGCTGATCCGCGATGTCCTGGGCGTCACGCTTGGCGAGGCGAAGATTGCGTCGTTGGTCGGTTCGGGAATCTCGCCAAAGGATGCGGCGGAAAGACTAGGGATTGCCGAGGAGACAGCGCGATCAGTTCTGAAGCGCGTGTTTTCGAAAGCCGGCGTGTCCCGTCAAAGCGAATTGGCCGCCCTGATCTCCAGGCTCGCCTCGAAATAG
- a CDS encoding DNA-binding CsgD family transcriptional regulator (product_source=COG2771; cath_funfam=1.10.10.10; cog=COG2771; smart=SM00421; superfamily=46894), whose protein sequence is MTKLFSETLADRIYEAAVVPEKWPAVLDEMSAAADGAGGVLFTANATHVIGITTPNLTSIFEEFVRDGWAEKNIRPVRLAAANYPGFVREQDVFTDDELDNDPVYRDFYRKRGLGWATGTMVESPSGDSIVFSFERAYNKGPVPPSTVKQFDLLRPHLVRAALLSSRLGLERAVATANALQSIGLPGAVLVRGGRLLAANDLFEQLMPSLFQDRRERLVLTDRAADALLAVALREDLFTGARTVVSSIPVAATERYSPQILHLLPVCGAAHDIFTRATSLLVVTPVDRAIVPNAQVLQGLFDLTPAEARVARGIGEAQSIDTVALSLGVSSETVRTQLKAVLSKTGLSRQQELISLLAGKALPASEPPKRL, encoded by the coding sequence GTGACGAAGCTGTTCAGTGAGACGCTGGCCGACCGCATCTATGAAGCGGCCGTAGTGCCCGAGAAGTGGCCGGCCGTTCTTGACGAGATGTCTGCGGCGGCCGATGGGGCAGGTGGCGTTTTGTTCACCGCCAACGCAACCCACGTTATCGGCATCACGACCCCCAATCTCACATCCATCTTCGAAGAGTTCGTGCGCGATGGTTGGGCGGAGAAGAACATACGTCCGGTGCGATTGGCTGCGGCGAACTATCCGGGCTTCGTCCGGGAGCAAGATGTCTTCACGGATGATGAGCTGGATAACGATCCGGTCTATCGCGATTTCTATCGGAAGCGCGGCCTTGGCTGGGCGACGGGCACGATGGTGGAATCACCGTCCGGGGACTCGATCGTTTTCTCCTTCGAGCGTGCCTACAACAAAGGGCCGGTCCCGCCCTCGACGGTGAAGCAGTTCGACCTGCTGCGCCCACATCTCGTGCGCGCGGCCTTGCTATCGTCGCGGCTCGGCCTGGAACGCGCCGTTGCCACGGCCAATGCGCTTCAATCGATTGGATTGCCGGGCGCCGTGCTGGTTCGCGGAGGCAGGCTGCTCGCCGCCAACGATCTGTTCGAGCAATTGATGCCGTCACTGTTTCAGGATCGGCGCGAGCGTTTGGTTCTCACCGATCGTGCCGCAGACGCGCTGCTCGCCGTCGCTCTCCGCGAAGACTTGTTCACGGGTGCGCGGACCGTGGTGAGTTCTATTCCCGTTGCCGCAACGGAGAGGTATTCGCCGCAGATTCTCCATCTGCTGCCGGTATGCGGTGCTGCGCATGACATCTTCACACGCGCCACCTCGCTGCTGGTTGTGACACCGGTGGATCGGGCCATCGTGCCAAATGCGCAGGTGCTGCAGGGGCTGTTCGATCTGACGCCGGCCGAGGCGCGCGTGGCGCGCGGGATCGGCGAGGCGCAATCGATCGACACGGTTGCGTTGTCGCTTGGGGTGTCGAGCGAGACCGTGCGCACCCAGCTCAAGGCGGTGCTGTCGAAGACCGGTCTGTCGCGGCAGCAGGAACTGATCAGCCTGCTGGCCGGAAAAGCGCTTCCGGCGTCGGAACCGCCCAAGAGGCTCTAG
- a CDS encoding protoporphyrinogen oxidase/SAM-dependent methyltransferase (product_source=COG1232/COG0500; cath_funfam=3.40.50.150,3.50.50.60; cog=COG0500,COG1232; pfam=PF01593,PF08241; superfamily=51905,53335), with the protein MKDIMLDLAIVGGGPGGLMSAWYLKKKLGTLCRITIYEASDRLGGKILTKTFDSAPAMYEAGVAEIYDYSMTGPDPLRELIQHFGLQTIPMDAEQIQLDGELLDDVPGIRRKYGPQTAKAIEDFRKLCTKMVTPIEYYEGVGAHDNEHPWAFINAEELLEREIKDPVAKRFIKVMARSDIATEPHNTNGLNALKNFVMDVDGYIGLYSIQNGNEQLIHSLRSEINADIQLNHRVLKVGKANSGRYAINMMNGKGPITKEHDLVVMCLPHSWLTTMRWDGELLRHSMVKHIAYFDRPAHYLRVSILFDEPFWGDKVPGAWWMSEAFGGCCIYVEGARHDVGRHGVLNWLIPGSDALAFANLSDKELISAALKSLPASFGNARSHFLEGKIHRWLSSVNAIPGGLPARDVMTNHHPEPNEHPGLVVVGDYLFDSTLNGLLDSSDAATDIILTQMMKLRYARGETGNVPSDKIDRGYFQNYRNVGPYGEVWSQFTDPDYLMNLIKIVWGRAKGYKLLVAGSASGELVGALRDRGIDAWGVENNRYIHAKTPKALKKYNKFGSVTKLPFKNGEFDFVFETSLCHVAPKQVLRAVRELNRVVKSGFVFGSVTSDMAPAMIDRYDLLRGVKKLGTWWEWSELFFSNGFDLSMHRRDTTDAVWEATLAAKKGPGDWYADADSLRYSFFDKVNDDD; encoded by the coding sequence GTGAAGGACATCATGCTCGATCTTGCGATTGTCGGCGGTGGCCCTGGCGGGCTCATGAGTGCGTGGTACCTTAAGAAGAAACTTGGGACCCTCTGCCGTATTACGATTTATGAAGCGTCTGATCGTCTCGGCGGGAAGATTCTGACCAAGACATTCGACTCCGCACCTGCGATGTATGAAGCGGGTGTCGCCGAAATCTACGATTACTCGATGACCGGTCCGGATCCTCTGCGCGAGTTGATCCAGCATTTCGGGCTGCAAACCATTCCAATGGATGCCGAGCAGATCCAGCTCGACGGTGAGCTGCTGGACGATGTGCCGGGTATCCGCCGCAAGTACGGCCCGCAGACCGCCAAGGCGATCGAGGACTTCCGCAAGCTGTGCACCAAGATGGTGACGCCGATCGAATATTACGAAGGCGTCGGCGCGCACGACAACGAACACCCCTGGGCCTTTATCAATGCCGAGGAACTGCTCGAGCGCGAGATCAAGGATCCGGTCGCCAAGCGCTTTATCAAGGTGATGGCGCGCTCGGACATTGCGACCGAGCCGCACAACACCAACGGCCTCAATGCGCTGAAGAACTTCGTGATGGACGTAGATGGCTACATCGGCCTCTATTCGATCCAGAACGGCAACGAGCAGCTCATCCACAGCTTGCGCAGCGAGATCAACGCCGACATTCAGTTGAACCATCGCGTGCTCAAGGTCGGCAAGGCCAATTCCGGCCGCTACGCCATCAACATGATGAACGGCAAAGGACCGATCACCAAGGAGCACGACCTTGTCGTGATGTGCCTGCCGCACTCGTGGCTGACCACAATGCGGTGGGACGGCGAGTTGCTGCGCCATTCGATGGTCAAGCACATCGCGTATTTCGATCGTCCCGCGCACTACCTGCGGGTCTCGATCCTGTTCGATGAGCCGTTCTGGGGGGATAAGGTACCCGGCGCATGGTGGATGTCCGAAGCCTTTGGCGGTTGCTGCATTTACGTGGAAGGCGCACGTCACGATGTGGGCCGGCATGGCGTGCTGAACTGGCTGATCCCGGGCTCTGACGCGCTCGCCTTCGCCAATTTGAGCGACAAGGAGCTGATCAGTGCAGCGTTGAAGTCACTGCCGGCTTCCTTCGGCAATGCTCGTTCGCACTTCCTGGAAGGCAAGATCCACCGCTGGCTGTCGTCGGTCAACGCGATCCCGGGCGGGTTGCCCGCGCGCGACGTGATGACCAATCACCACCCCGAGCCGAACGAGCATCCGGGCCTTGTGGTGGTCGGCGACTATCTATTCGACTCGACGCTGAATGGGCTGCTGGATTCCTCGGATGCCGCCACCGACATCATTCTCACGCAGATGATGAAGCTGCGTTATGCGCGCGGCGAGACCGGCAACGTGCCGTCGGACAAGATCGATCGTGGGTATTTCCAGAACTATCGCAACGTCGGTCCCTATGGGGAGGTCTGGAGCCAGTTCACGGATCCAGACTATCTGATGAACCTGATCAAGATCGTCTGGGGCCGCGCGAAGGGCTACAAGCTACTGGTCGCAGGTTCGGCCAGCGGCGAACTCGTTGGCGCGCTGCGCGATCGCGGCATCGATGCGTGGGGCGTCGAGAACAACCGCTACATCCATGCCAAGACGCCCAAGGCGCTCAAGAAATACAACAAGTTCGGATCGGTGACGAAGCTGCCGTTCAAGAACGGCGAGTTCGATTTCGTGTTCGAGACCAGCCTGTGCCACGTCGCGCCCAAGCAGGTGTTGCGCGCGGTGCGCGAACTCAATCGCGTGGTGAAGAGCGGGTTCGTGTTCGGCTCCGTCACCAGCGACATGGCGCCGGCCATGATCGACCGCTACGATCTGCTGCGCGGCGTGAAGAAGCTCGGCACCTGGTGGGAATGGTCCGAATTGTTCTTCAGCAACGGTTTCGATCTTTCGATGCACCGCCGCGATACCACCGATGCCGTCTGGGAAGCGACGCTGGCCGCCAAGAAAGGCCCGGGCGACTGGTATGCAGACGCCGATAGCCTGCGTTATTCGTTCTTTGACAAGGTCAATGACGACGACTGA